The following coding sequences lie in one Vitis vinifera cultivar Pinot Noir 40024 chromosome 19, ASM3070453v1 genomic window:
- the LOC100258255 gene encoding disease resistance protein SUMM2: MDLVGPIFNIASRLWDCTAKRAVYIRELPENLNSIRTAMEDLKNVYEDVKENVDREEKLQKKRTHAVDGWIQSVEAMQKEVNDLLAKGDEEIQKKCLGACCPKNCRASYKIGKMVREKMDDVAELQSKANFSVVAEPLPSPPVIERPLDKTVGLDSLFDNVWMQHQDDKVRSVGLYGMGGVGKTTLLNRINNEFLKSRVGFDAVIWVTVSRPANVEKVQQVLFNKLEIPSNNWEGRSEDERKEAIFNVLKMKKIVALLDDIWEPLDLFAVGIPPVNDGNKSKVVFTTRFSTVCRDMGAKGIEVKCLAWEEAFALFQAYVGEDTIYSHPHIPKLAETAAKECDGLPLALITIGRAMAGTKTPEEWEKKIQMLKNYPAKFPGMENHLFPRLAFSYDSLQDETIKSCFLYCSLFLEDYNINCDELIQLWIGEGFLDEYGDIKEARNGGEDIIASLNHACLLEITVTDNIWTQARCRCVKMHDVIRDMALLLACQNGNKKQNKFVVVDKGELVNAQEVFSYMPIITVLDFSDHDNLIDLPIEIGKLFTLQYLNLSGTRIRTLPMELRNFKKLRCLLLDDLFEFEIPSQIISGLSSLQLFSVMDSDEATRGDCRAILDELEGLKCMGEVSISLDSVLAIQTLLNSHKLQRCLKRLDVHNCWDMDLLQLFFPYLEVFEVRNCSNLEDVTFNLEKEVHSTFPRHQYLYHLAHVRIVSCENLMKLTCLIYAPNLKSLFIENCDSLEEVIEVDESGVSEIESDLGLFSRLTHLHLRILQKLRSICGWSLLFPSLKVIHVVRCPNLRKLPFDSNIGISKNLEEIEGEGEWWDELEWEDQTIMHNLGPYFKPL, translated from the exons ATGGACCTTGTGGGCCCAATCTTCAATATTGCCTCTCGCTTGTGGGATTGTACTGCCAAGCGTGCTGTTTACATCCGTGAGCTCCCAGAAAATCTCAACTCTATAAGAACTGCAATGGAGGACCTCAAGAATGTCTATGAAGATGTGAAGGAAAACGTGGACCGTGAAGAGAAACTTCAGAAGAAACGCACCCATGCAGTGGATGGTTGGATCCAGAGTGTAGAAGCCATGCAAAAAGAAGTGAATGATTTGTTGGCAAAAGGTGATGAAgaaatccaaaagaaatgtCTCGGCGCCTGCTGTCCCAAAAACTGCCGTGCCAGCTACAAGATTGGGAAGATGGTACGTGAAAAGATGGATGATGTGGCTGAACTACAGAGCAAAGCAAATTTCAGTGTGGTGGCTGAACCTCTGCCCAGTCCTCCCGTTATCGAGAGGCCTTTGGACAAGACGGTGGGCTTAGATTCATTGTTTGACAACGTTTGGATGCAACACCAGGATGACAAAGTAAGAAGTGTTGGATTATATGGCATGGGGGGTGTGGGCAAAACCACCCTCTTGAACAGGATCAACAATGAGTTCCTCAAATCCAGGGTTGGGTTTGACGCAGTGATTTGGGTGACTGTGTCCAGACCAGCAAATGTGGAGAAGGTTCAGCAAGTTCTTTTCAATAAATTGGAGATTCCTAGTAACAACTGGGAAGGTAGAAGTGAGGATGAAAGGAAAGAAGCAATATTCAATGtcttgaagatgaagaaaattGTCGCCTTATTAGATGATATATGGGAGCCTCTTGATCTCTTTGCAGTGGGGATACCTCCTGTAAATGATGGAAATAAGTCCAAGGTGGTATTTACAACCCGATTTTCAACTGTGTGCCGAGATATGGGAGCTAAGGGCATTGAAGTGAAGTGCTTAGCATGGGAGGAAGCATTTGCTCTGTTTCAGGCATATGTAGGAGAAGACACTATATATTCTCATCCACATATACCAAAGCTGGCGGAGACTGCTGCCAAAGAGTGCGACGGCCTCCCACTTGCCCTCATCACCATTGGACGAGCAATGGCAGGAACAAAAACGCCTGAGGAATgggagaaaaaaatacaaatgttGAAGAATTATCCAGCAAAGTTTCCAGGTATGGAGAATCATTTGTTTCCACGTTTAGCGTTCAGTTATGATAGCCTACAAGATGAAACAATCAAATCGTGTTTCCTGTATTGCTCTTTATTTCTGGAGGAttataatatcaattgtgaTGAACTTATACAACTATGGATTGGAGAGGGGTTTCTAGATGAATACGGTGACATAAAAGAAGCAAGAAATGGAGGAGAAGACATTATTGCAAGTTTAAATCATGCATGCCTATTGGAGATTACTGTTACTGATAATATATGGACCCAAGCAAGATGTAGATGTGTGAAGATGCATGATGTCATCCGTGATATGGCTTTGTTGTTAGCTTGTCAAAATGGGAATAAGAAGCAAAACAAATTTGTTGTTGTAGATAAAGGTGAATTGGTTAATGCTCAAGAAG TCTTCTCATATATGCCTATTATAACAGTTCTGGACTTTTCAGACCAtgataatttaattgatttgcCTATAGAAATTGGCAAATTATTTACTTTACAATATCTTAATTTGTCTGGTACAAGGATAAGAACGTTACCAATGGAACTcaggaattttaaaaaactgaGGTGTTTGTTATTGGATGACTTGTTTGAGTTTGAAATTCCATCTCAAATCATATCAGGTCTTTCATCCTTGCAGTTGTTTAGTGTTATGGATTCCGATGAAGCTACCCGCGGAGATTGTAGAGCCATATTAGATGAGTTAGAGGGGTTGAAATGCATGGGAGAAGTATCCATTAGTCTTGATAGTGTTCTTGCCATCCAAACATTATTGAACTCCCACAAGTTACAAAGGTGCTTGAAACGCTTAGACGTACACAACTGCTGGGATATGGACTTACTTCAACTGTTTTTTCCTTATTTGGAAGTGTTTGAGGTCAGGAATTGTTCAAATTTGGAAGATGTGACGTTCAATTTGGAAAAGGAAGTCCATTCAACATTCCCAAGGCATCAATACTTATACCATCTTGCTCATGTAAGGATAGTATCCtgtgaaaatttgatgaaattgaCATGTCTTATTTATGCTCCAAATCTTAAGTCTCTATTCATTGAGAACTGTGACTCTTTGGAAGAAGTGATAGAAGTTGACGAGTCTGGAGTTTCAGAAATTGAATCTGACTTGGGCCTGTTTTCAAGACTTACTCATCTCCATTTGCGGATTCTACAAAAGCTAAGGAGTATATGCGGATGGAGCTTACTCTTTCCTTCCTTAAAGGTGATTCATGTGGTTAGATGTCCGAATTTGAGGAAACTACCTTTTGATTCCAACATCGGGATTAGTAAGAATTTAGAGGAAATCGAGGGAGAAGGAGAATGGTGGGACGAGTTAGAGTGGGAGGATCAAACCATTATGCACAACCTCGGTCCATATTTCAAGCCTCTATAG
- the LOC100263392 gene encoding LOW QUALITY PROTEIN: probable disease resistance protein At5g63020 (The sequence of the model RefSeq protein was modified relative to this genomic sequence to represent the inferred CDS: substituted 1 base at 1 genomic stop codon), with protein sequence MDCISPILDIATRLWDCTDKRAVYVRELPENLISLRNAMEKLQNVYEDVKDKVEREEKLQKKLLRYXECFLRSVEAIEKEVKETLAEGDEEIQRKCLGTCCPKNCRASYKIGKKVREKMDVVALKNREGLDLSVVAEPLPSPPVILRPSEKTVGLDLLLGEVWSVLQDDKVESMRIYGMGCVGKTTHLKRINNEFLQTGYEVDVVIWVVVSQQGNVEKVQETILNKLEIAEYKWKDRSVHERAEEIISVLQTKKFVLLLDDIWKQLDLLEVGIPPLNDQNKSKVIFTTRFSTVCHDMGAKNIEVECLACEEAFSLFRTKVGEDTLNSHPDIRKLAEIFVKECKGLPLALITVGRAMAEMKTPEEWEKKIQILKRYPSEFPGMGDRLFPLLAFSYDHLCDDTVKSCFLYCSIFPEDYEIPCKLLTQLWMGKTFESIHNISTKLACLLTSDESHGRVKMHDVIRDMALWIACENGKKKNKFVVKEQVELIKGHEITKWKNAQRISVWNSGIEERMAPPPFPNLETLLSVGGLMKPFLSGFFRYMPVIRVLALVENYELTELPVEIGELVTLQYLNLSLTGIKELPMELKKLTKLRCLVLDDMLGLKTIPHQMISSLSSLESFSFYNSGATIGDCSALLEELESLEHLNEIFITLRSVTPVKRLLNSHKLRRGINRLHVESCNHLSSLNVYPYLQKLEINICDDLEDVKFIVEKERGGGFAAYNVVQSNMAKHQNFCYLRHVAICHCPKLLNLTWFIYATRLQFLNVSFCDSMEEVVEDKKNGVSEIQQELGLFSRLVSLHLSCLPNLRRIYRRPLQFPSLKEMTVKYCPNLGKLPFDSKAGISNSLQKIHGAQEWWDGLEWEDQTIMQNLIPYFVPILVFAITIEV encoded by the exons ATGGATTGTATAAGCCCAATCTTGGATATTGCCACCCGTTTATGGGATTGCACTGACAAGCGTGCTGTTTATGTCCGTGAGCTCCCAGAAAATCTCATCTCTTTGAGGAATGCAATGGAGAAACTCCAGAATGTCTATGAAGATGTGAAGGACAAGGTGGAACGTGAAGAGAAACTTCAGAAGAAgctgttgagatattaggaatgtttcctt AGAAGCGTAGAAGCCATTGAAAAAGAAGTGAAGGAAACACTGGCGGAAGGTGATGAAGAAATCCAGAGGAAATGTCTGGGAACCTGTTGTCCCAAAAACTGCCGTGCCAGCTACAAGATTGGGAAGAAGGTACGTGAAAAGATGGATGTTGTGGCTTTAAAGAATAGGGAGGGCTTAGATCTCAGTGTGGTGGCTGAACCTTTGCCTAGTCCTCCCGTGATCCTGAGGCCTTCGGAAAAGACTGTTGGCTTAGATTTGTTGCTTGGGGAGGTCTGGAGCGTCCTCCAAGATGACAAAGTGGAAAGTATGAGAATATATGGAATGGGGTGTGTGGGGAAAACCACCCACTTGAAGAGAATCAACAACGAGTTCCTTCAAACAGGCTATGAAGTCGATGTAGTCATTTGGGTTGTTGTGTCCCAACAAGGGAACGTGGAAAAGGTCCAGGAAACCATTCTCAATAAGTTGGAGATTGCTGAATACAAATGGAAAGATAGGAGCGTGCATGAAAGGGCTGAAGAAATAATCAGTGTCTTGCAAACAAAGAAATTTGTGCTCTTGTTAGATGATATATGGAAGCAGCTTGATCTTTTGGAAGTGGGGATTCCTCCtttgaatgatcaaaataaGTCCAAAGTAATATTTACAACACGGTTTTCAACTGTGTGCCACGACATGGGAGCTAAAAACATTGAAGTTGAGTGCTTGGCATGCGAGGAAGCTTTTTCTTTGTTTCGGACCAAGGTAGGAGAAGACACCTTAAATTCTCATCCAGATATTCGAAAGCTTGCGGAGATTTTTGTCAAAGAATGCAAAGGCCTTCCACTTGCCCTCATTACTGTTGGAAGAGCAATGGCTGAAATGAAAACACCAGAGGAATgggagaaaaaaatacaaatcttGAAGCGCTATCCATCAGAATTTCCAGGTATGGGGGATCGTCTATTTCCACTTTTGGCATTCAGTTATGATCATTTATGTGACGACACCGTCAAATCATGCTTCCTTTACTGCTCTATATTCCCCGAGGATTATGAAATCCCTTGTAAGCTACTCACACAACTTTGGATGGGGAAGACGTTT gaaagcattcatAATATTTCAACAAAGCTTGCATGCCTGTTGACGTCTGATGAATCTCACGGACGTGTGAAAATGCATGATGTCATTCGTGATATGGCTTTGTGGATAGCTTGTGAAAatgggaagaagaagaacaaattTGTGGTAAAAGAGCAAGTTGAATTGATTAAAGGCCATGAAATTACAAAATGGAAGAACGCACAAAGGATATCAGTTTGGAATAGTGGTATCGAAGAACGCATGGCACCACCACCTTTTCCTAATCTTGAGACTCTGTTGTCAGTGGGTGGATTGATGAAGCCATTTCTAAGTGGGTTCTTTAGATATATGCCTGTCATAAGAGTGTTGGCCTTGGTAGAAAACTATGAACTGACGGAGTTACCTGTGGAGATTGGTGAATTGGTTACATTGCAGTATCTTAATTTATCACTCACGGGAATAAAAGAGTTACCAATGGAGCTTAAGAAATTGACAAAACTGAGGTGCTTGGTATTGGATGACATGCTTGGACTTAAAACAATTCCACATCAAATGATATCAAGTCTTTCATCTTTGGAATCGTTCAGTTTTTACAATTCTGGAGCCACCATTGGAGATTGCAGTGCCTTATTAGAGGAGTTAGAGAGCTTGGAACACCTGAACGAGATATTCATCACACTTAGAAGTGTCACTCCTGTAAAAAGATTACTGAACTCTCACAAGTTACGAAGGGGCATAAATCGGCTACATGTAGAATCCTGCAACCACCTGAGCTCACTCAATGTGTACCCTTATCTGCAGAAACTTGAAATAAAcatatgtgatgacttggaagATGTGAAATTCATTGTGGAAAAGGAAAGGGGTGGGGGATTTGCAGCATATAATGTGGTCCAATCAAACATGGCAAAGCACCAAAACTTCTGCTATCTTCGTCATGTAGCGATATGTCATTGTCCAAAATTATTGAACTTAACATGGTTTATTTATGCTACACGCCTTCAATTCCTTAATGTTAGTTTCTGTGATTCAATGGAAGAAGTGGTAGAAGATAAAAAGAATGGAGTTTCAGAAATTCAGCAAGAGTTAGGCCTATTCTCAAGACTCGTATCTCTCCATTTGTCTTGTCTACCAAATCTAAGGAGAATATATAGAAGGCCTCTACAATTTCCTTCCCTAAAAGAGATGACTGTTAAATACTGTCCAAATCTGGGGAAGCTGCCATTTGATTCCAAAGCTGGGATTAGTAACAGTTTACAGAAGATCCATGGAGCCCAGGAATGGTGGGATGGGCTAGAGTGGGAGGACCAAACCATTATGCAAAACCTCATCCCATACTTCGTTCCGATTCTGGTCTTCGCGATCACGATTGAGGTGTGA